The following nucleotide sequence is from Megalops cyprinoides isolate fMegCyp1 chromosome 6, fMegCyp1.pri, whole genome shotgun sequence.
TCatgaatcatatttaaaatcagaaaatcGAAAAACATTGTCCTATCTAAGATTCTTGTGTAAGTTTACCAACAGTTGTGTGCAGCGTACATCTCTTGTGGTTTTGCCATGCATTCCTCTTTTGTCACATAGAGACGACATGTCTCTGTCCTGGAAAAAGACTCGTAATACACTCATTAGTTAGCTTTTTCTCACTAATTAATCATTCCTGCGTGGCATATGGTCATAGCCTGCATTCATCAAAAATACTTGCTGTATTTGCATTCTTCCTGCTCTCTAATCTTCTCCTGTTCATGCCTCAGTTCATGCCTCTAATTTCATTTGTCCTCACATCTTTCTAATAACTCGTGatgtttctgtgattttttaaaataacttttgaTTTAATTGTTCATTGGCCTGGTTTTAACCTGAACTGTGGTGCACTGCTTGCGTGTTAACTTGATTTATATACATATTGATTTATATTGAGTTTTTGTGTgtaactttttcattttgttcaagaCTCATTTTCTCATACATTGTGAGTATACTTACATACTTTTTCTAAGCAATTAACAATCAaggaatattgtttttttattgcatcgACAGACATCTTCTAATGGAAAATAGAGCTAACCATTTGACCTGTATGGTTAGATAGAGCCTTATTCTCTTGTCTGAACAAAATGCGCAGTCAGATTTTCTCACTTCAACTCATTAGCACATGACAGGCATCAAATGCGCAGTTCAGTGGCAGCTGTGTGGCTATCACTCTCTCATCACATAGCTGTACCTCAAGGGGTTGAAGGCACAGGCCAGTAGCACTGGTGTGATGTCCCGGTGGCTCGACCTGTTGTTTGAAGCGGATTACAAAGGGATTTACCTCCATGGCTGCGCCTTGTTGTGTTTTGATAGTCAGCTGTTTACAGCGTTATTTTTCACCCCTTACTTTTCACCACCGGGATTTAAAAGTCATGCCCTCTCAAGCGTCGCTGGGGCGCAGTGCCATTGGCTCAGTGCTGTCCCTTCCTTCCTGCTGTGAGAAGCCTATGAGCAGGGACGGTCATAGTTCCTGAAGAGGTTAGGCCCTTCTCATTGTTACAACTGAGCTTAAACCTAATTTTGTGTGAGCACATGTCAAAATTTGTTGATATCCAATACTGAGGGACTCCCTATGAGTCCACATTacactcacaaaaaaatgacGTCAGTCGCTCCTGTTTTTGTGGTGTGCTTGAATTGTACTTGGGTTTGTTGTGAACATTCCCATACAGCACTCTCAGGCTGAAATGCATAGATAGTGTGGCTCAATTGTCTCTGATCCAGAGGTTCTGTGTTCCTGGCACATCACTGCCTCCACTCGACGCAACGCCTGAAGGAAGCGGCACTCTTTAACATTGGCCACCAGGAGATTTAGCAGAATAGTAGGAGGGGGATTCCCTTTCCATGTGTCTGCTGCTAGCTCTCACTCTTCACTGGGAAAAGCTCCTCCAAGTCCTGTCAAATGAAAACTTCTGGCTTGAGTCccacatcaaaataaacagcttaAAGGCTCCCATTTGTAATCGTGTGCCACGCCACTGCGCTCATTCATAAGTTTATTGTTTAGACTGAAGGAATAGCATTAAGAAACAGAGCACTTAGGACCTTGGCCTGTGAAAAATGGTTGGGTATCCACGCCACACACGACGGGTTATACGTCACTGTGAGTTATTATTCAAACacctggagtgtgtgtgtgtgtgttggggtgtgtcTGCTTGGAAGTTGGTATTCTGTGATGCAGGAGAAATATGTGATGGCACTCTTCTGAAGTGTTGCCAAAATGAGCAATTGGAACAAATGCCGGCAAAACGCAGTGACATCATCGCTGACATAGGAGAGTCCTCTGCCATCACATCTGGGAATAAGCAGCCACTGTGGTCTATGGACTCGTACGCTTGTGTGTCTGAGCGTGTGTCACCGTGTGTGTCAGCGTTTAAGTTTCTGTGGATCGGTCtgcaagtgtgtctgtgtctatggGCCCCTGGTGTCTGAGTGAGCGTGCGTGAACCGGTGTGTCTGCGTGCTCGTGTGTGACTGGCCGGATCCCTGAGTGCTGGGacctctgagctgtgtgtgcgtgagtctcAGACCCATGTCCCCTGACTGGAAGCGTCGTCTTTTCCTCCTGTCTTTTTTCTCCAGATGTCGGTGGGGCAGCCGCCAGCGGGAAGGGGCGCGGCATGTCTGACATGTAAAGGGATCTGCTCTGGATTCCAGCCACATTCCTGGAGGTAATTTATTCTCTCCGCTTAAAAAAGTAAAGCAATAAGTCCACTCTCTCCTCGtcttcctccccttcccctgaTGTTTGTGGAATGTTTCGCTCCATTTGCTGCAGCCACTACCAGctattgttactgtttttgtaAGCAAGCTAGTGTTTTTACTATCTTGAAAAAAGATTAGGCTAATGATAAGGTATGTTGatacacatatatagatatatagatatgaAAAGTTAAGTTTGGACTTTACTTTCAAGTAATGTGACATATATCTATTCTTccattttgggatttttttgtgcAATGGCTAGATAATTATTCCAAGATGAAGGAAACTCATAACTCTGTGATCCACCCACTTATCAGAATGTACACACTCAACACAGATAACAAGGTATCAGAGGCACAAGTAGAAAAGGTCATCAACACAAGGCTTACGATTTATGAAATGCGGGGCAACGTTTTGACACTGTATGCCCAAAGTCTTGTAAGTATCCATGTTTGGCATTCTGATTTCACAACAATATAACATATGTTTTAGCCACTGTCATATAACAGTGGATAAAACACTGGTAGTGGTTCATCATGGGGAACACCACTTTACATGACTAATTACTCAAACACTCTGATGTCTGGAGCCTGATAAAGCTCTAACAGTTTCTTTCCCAGCCAGGGCCAGTTTGCCCTTACTTGAGAGTTTATTTTATGGAAGCCTTAGAGTATCGTGTATCCATTATGTTGGAAAAGAATGTTCCATGGAAAAACGAATGTTGAAAATTTTGAGACAGTTGTCCATATGTGGATGCTGATGTTTAGTTGATAAAGAATTGAAAAATGACTGAGGTTCACTCCCCACAGATATTTCGTCCTTGATTGTGGGAAACTCCTCCTGAGGCAAGGCTACCGAAAAAAAGAATGGAGGACTTAAAAGGAATTTATTAGCATTTGGAGTCTCTTGTAGTCCCAAGCGTGCTTATTGTATTCCACTAAAATGGAGCAATTGagatcaaaataattttttcctcatttgaatTTATAAAAATCCTCAATGGCTCAAGGCTGTTACTGCATAATAATACCTACATCCGCTACCTTGTTTTGCAAGAAAAAGTGGTGTCCCAGCTTAACATTCAGATGCCTCTGGATGTAATACCTCACCTATTTACAGTTAGTAAAGGGCAACAGTGACTTTTTTTGAAACATGGGTGCATGTCTGAACCGGGAAAAATGCAGGGCCACAGGTGTTCTTTTGTCTTAGTCATGTTTTATGGCTCCTGACTGGGCCTCATCAGGCTGGTCCCACATTGATTGTAGCGTGAGAATGCGTGTCGGGGCTTGGCATGTGATGCTGGCGCACTCTCTCGTGACTGCCCTTCTCTTCCTTGCGTGTGTAATGTGGCTCATGCCAGCAGGTGActgtcctcctccctgcccGCAGGGGACGTGTGTCCTTTACACCCAGATGCCACGGCTGGCCAGCTGTGGCTCTGAGgccctgtttgtgtgtctgacagaaagGCCTTTAATCAGGGAGTCAGGACATGCTGTGCTTTTGAGGGCATATTGTTTCACTGTACTTTTAATGATGATTCATTGCTGTGAATTTGAGCTGTTTAAACTGAAACTGTTGCCGCACATCTGAATATAAGCGCTTTGTTTATATGATatactatttattttttccatgtgtatttgtgtgtggatatatatatacatatgtatgtatgtatatgtatttgtgctgttgttCACGGTCTCTGCCTCTGATCTTGTGTCTACAATAACATCTGATTGCGGTGCTGTGATCCACCAGAAAGGCCTGCGTTGTGTGCCGGTGCAGCCAGGAGGAGCATGCCCCGAGCTCAGACAGCGAGGACGACCGCAAGATGGGCCGTCTGCTGGCCGACTCGCGCTACGCCCACTTGACCGCCAAGGTGAAGGGTGGCGATGGGCTGCGCGTCTACAAACGGAACCGCATGATCATCACCAACCCTGTGGTCTCCCGCAAGGACCCCACATTCAACACCATCACCTACGACTGGGCCCCACCCGGCCTCACCCAGAAACTGGTAAGGGCTTGGATAGCCATGACGGGGGTGTAGATGTCAGACAGaacgagggagagggagggaaagaaagaggagaagggagTAGTTGAATATGACACATTTATAGATGTTTATACGAGGAGTCACAATTGTTGGTATGAAAGTGGACAGTTCTTAAATTAGAGAGTAGAGGTTTGGACTCTTAGCGGGAGAACTGAACCGTGGAAGCAGGCCCAGGCTGTGAGGTGCGAATGGGGAACGTACCCGCGGCTCTAAGTGAGGAATAATGTTGACCTTTGTTGTATCACAAGGCTGGCTGTCCCTGTTCCTATGTTCCTATTCTTGCACTGAGCTCTAATCCAGATGGATCGGGCCCTTTGTCAGCAGGCCCcacccccttttccccctcGCCCTCGTGGCACTGTCTGCTGGGACAGAGGTCTGCAAATAAACCTCTGGCTGTGCAGGCCTGCCGGTCTCTGCCAGGGAGTGTGCCCGTTATGTGTCAGAGGGGGAGCCGGGAGCTGTCTCCCTCTCAAGGGAATGATAGAATTTATACACACTTGAATGGAAGTTTTTCTCTACTTCTCAAATCTGCATCTGTGCAAGCCTTTGCTTTCTGCCAGAGATCCTGTCCTTACACACTCAGAGGCAGCCTGGCCTCAGCATGCATTCAGTATGTCTGTCAGAGTGTTTGATGTCAGTAAACCACAATACATACCTTCACCCCCTGTCCTATTCCACAGAGAAGGGGTTACAGGCTGCAGTGATTTAGTGTCGCTCATGAGCCTGCTTGCTCTGAGGACCTATGAGCTGCTATATAGCTGCGTTTCTTATGCTAGCCTGTAAATATTTGCGGCTTTGTCATAAGAAGGCCTCAGCGCTTTCTGGTGCCATGCAGAGCGGTATGTGGTGCAGGATGTGGCCTATGGGGTTTCAGCGCTCAGGCCAAACCCATCAGAGTGCATGCAGGAGAAGCTAGTGATATACTGGGTTTCACAGTGGTGGGCTCACCCCAAAATCGCTGCCTGTCCCCGATGTGCTTACAAGAAAAACATGCCATTCCGTTTCACCGTCCAAGAACCTCCATGAATGCGCTGTTGTTTATTCATTGTGGCTGATTGCTCGTCATTACTTGTTTGATTATGTATTGATCATTAGGCCTCTAAAGCTGCAGACCACACTGCTTATACTAGTGTGGCTAACATGTCCAAGGCACAAAGTACGCCTTTGTTTCTTAAGCACTGAGcaatgcagagaaaaaacaaaggcagaacTGGTCGAGTGCCAATTCATCATGTTGCTTCATTCATCCATAGGTGTAAATACTCATCCATAGGGAAAATACTGGATCTTCTATGTCCTGGgccttttttcattgttgtgtgtAAAGCTCCCTTTTGCCTGCCGTATGCCTAAGCTCTATGTCTAACTATAGCTTCTGTGTTGAGAAGAGGCTTAAAGCCttgtgttgcatgtttttgcatgtatttgggGGCTGGATTTTTGAGGGGTCCGGGGCTCTCTTCATCTTAGTTGTGCTGACAGAAGGCTGGAATTAGAGAGTAGCTGTTCCCCTGCTCTCTCGCTGCTCTCAGCCCAAGAGAGGTCTGGAACGGGCTCTGGAACCTTGTCTTGCCAAGAAgtctattttttatttgtcatataATGGCTGTTAAATGACTCTTAAAGTTTGTATTAAAGCAGTGGTGTTGAACACAATCATAAAGTGAGTTTAACAATGAGGCAGTGTTGCAGCTTGTAGTGCAGGGGTAACTCAATGCTGGCATTTCTGGAAAGGGGCTCTGTTGGGTCTACAGCATGAATGGGTggcctgtgcatttttttaggCATATGTCTTAACcatgcacatttgtgtttctgtattcaCTTGTGAAATTGTAAAATATACTTCAGGTCAGGGAGGGGAAATGATAGCCCTGCCTTGGTAACTAAACACAGTCCCAAAAGCCAGCCACTGCCACTTCTGTTGATCAACATGTAAGCCTACAATACATTTGCTAATCAAGGCTAATCCAATACTACAGACTTCAGGACAAGTCaccacagaaataatattttccGTCTTTTCTACCACTGTTGCGGTGTTCTGATCATTTTTTTGCTGGAAGATTGCTGTCAGTGACATGTTAATGGGACGTTTTTTGGTAAAGTGAAAATTACAAGTCACAGAGCAATGCCCTGAAGACTGGTTTGTAATAGTCCAGAACAAACAGTACTTGGGTGACAGTTCTGGGCTTTCCTGCGGTAGTTTAGTAGATGTTTTCCTCTGCGGCTGTTTGTCTGCAGCTATTCCCCTCAGACTGGTGCTTTTGACTGAAGTGATTTGGAGCACCTCAGTGTCAGAACTGCTTTTTCCCTCAGATGCCAGTCAAGAGTTGTGCCTAGAGTACACTTTTAAGAATGCCTTCATGCAATGTGAACGAActcttctgtctttccttcacacacgcacacacacacacacacacacacaaacacacacacacacgctccgTCCCCATCTGTGAGGGTGACAATTAGAGGCACCACTGGAAACCACTAGGACAATGGTATTGGGAGAGATGATTTGCAGTGGGGgcaagtttattttatttgtgtgtgtgtgtttgtgatccAGGCCATTCTGTACATGGAGCTGTTGCCAGAGGAGAAACGCCCGGTGACTGGCACTGAGGGAGCACTGTACCGGCGCAGGCAGCTGATGAGACAGCTTCCTGTGTATGATCAGGACCCCGCCCAGTGTCACAGGCTGTCCGAGGCTGAGGCCAAAGCCATGGCCCTTTTCGTGAAGAGCTACAAGGAGGAGGCGTTGGGTGTGGGCGAAGTGGCGCTGCCTGGGGAAGCACGGGCATCCAAAGATGACACGGCAAAGCAGAAGGATGGGAAGGGCTCCCAGGACCGCCAGGACTCCAGCCCCACGGCCAATGGAACTCTGGGAGACTGTGGGAAGAAGAGCGAATATGTGAGTTactattcacacacacacacacacacacacacacacacacacacgtattcacaactgcgctcacacacatacccgcatatacacaaacacactctcacacacagacatgcatgctgatgtgcaaaaacacacacactcacacatgaacacattcacacacatgtacatacacaaacacacaggcatacacaaacagcacacacacatgcatatacaaacaccctcacacacacatgcacacacacaaacatacacacacacacatatgcattcacagccacacgcacacatacatgcataactgtgcacacatatgcacatacatattatTTCTAACATTTTACACTGCAGCCATCCAAGTCAT
It contains:
- the lmcd1 gene encoding LIM and cysteine-rich domains protein 1 isoform X1, which translates into the protein MDLSTGMQKMSVGQPPAGRGAACLTCKGICSGFQPHSWRKACVVCRCSQEEHAPSSDSEDDRKMGRLLADSRYAHLTAKVKGGDGLRVYKRNRMIITNPVVSRKDPTFNTITYDWAPPGLTQKLAILYMELLPEEKRPVTGTEGALYRRRQLMRQLPVYDQDPAQCHRLSEAEAKAMALFVKSYKEEALGVGEVALPGEARASKDDTAKQKDGKGSQDRQDSSPTANGTLGDCGKKSEYHCDHCQELAASDSPVVYAERAGYERLWHPTCFVCAECGEALVDLVYFWKNGALLCGRHYCQSLRPRCAGCDELIFSEDYQQGADGLAWHKEHFCCWQCGQSLSAQCSCHSHPRPV
- the lmcd1 gene encoding LIM and cysteine-rich domains protein 1 isoform X2, yielding MDLSTGMQKMSVGQPPAGRGAACLTCKGICSGFQPHSWRKACVVCRCSQEEHAPSSDSEDDRKMGRLLADSRYAHLTAKVKGGDGLRVYKRNRMIITNPVVSRKDPTFNTITYDWAPPGLTQKLAILYMELLPEEKRPVTGTEGALYRRRQLMRQLPVYDQDPAQCHRLSEAEAKAMALFVKSYKEEALGVGEVALPGEARASKDDTAKQKDGKGSQDRQDSSPTANGTLGDCGKKSEY